Proteins encoded within one genomic window of Bacillus thuringiensis:
- the dptF gene encoding DNA phosphorothioation-dependent restriction protein DptF — translation MSEEKYFLSFIEHINQVAAVNAKKMEELIYEDPASAIVKARLFAEAILNEVFAQEDIKVPYISSLYDKISYLAKEGYITAEVQRDFDTVRFTGNKAAHDGSFNDISAAFKLHKVMHNIAVWLYEVYSPEQLKIPAYEHPRPAQSNEEDIQEMVKAQVMQLIGITNKDDVKKEETIIEDLTEESILCKDLPDGESYLLRELKRLQDSSQEAIENANAFSQFKKYMHVERKIQTDLERILVKNKELNSSSLILLCGSVGDGKSHLLAYLKENKPELLEGYQIFNDATESFSPNKNAMETLEEILQDFSDQSIGQSNKKVILAINMGVLHNFITLNHEEYTYEALNKFVDGSGLFSSSITTCYSEDHFDLISFGDYHSYELTEKGPQSTFFLTLLNKIFNKEEGNPFYLAYQEDTKNNIRTMVHENYKFIQEPYVQKQIVNLIIQTLVKYKLVISARAFLNFVADIIIPDKLEVIEVLSEFEVLEQAVPNLMFKRKERSPILKTLHELDPVHRRSSHIDQIIIDLSTLNEWDTILNHCVTSDQGRGWLNPFISEEKVDGPSFIGFSEAVIRITYLTNENFSQKIEDETYHKYVNKLFDFNSGNKKEIKVFYEEIKEALFKWKGSPKKGYIYLNKPSDKYRLAQQLNLKPSIDHLKFNQNDVLDSFKSSLVLAYHDGDIKNIIELDIDYQLYNLLVKVCQGYCPNKKDEEDAIKFTEFVEKIMKFGEKENELLIHFPNDSRFYKLNRDDFGAFVFERE, via the coding sequence ATGTCTGAAGAAAAATATTTTTTAAGTTTTATAGAGCATATTAACCAAGTTGCAGCGGTTAATGCGAAAAAAATGGAAGAGTTAATATATGAAGACCCAGCAAGTGCAATTGTGAAGGCTAGGTTATTTGCTGAGGCTATATTGAATGAGGTATTCGCTCAAGAAGATATAAAGGTACCATATATTTCATCACTTTATGATAAAATTTCCTATCTTGCAAAAGAAGGTTATATAACAGCGGAAGTACAGAGGGACTTTGATACAGTTCGTTTTACCGGTAATAAAGCAGCGCATGATGGCTCGTTTAATGATATTAGTGCAGCTTTTAAATTGCATAAAGTCATGCATAATATTGCGGTTTGGTTATATGAAGTATATTCACCTGAACAATTAAAAATACCTGCATATGAGCATCCAAGACCAGCACAAAGCAATGAAGAAGATATACAAGAAATGGTGAAAGCGCAAGTAATGCAATTAATAGGTATTACTAATAAGGATGATGTAAAAAAAGAAGAAACTATTATTGAAGACTTAACGGAAGAGAGCATCCTTTGTAAAGACCTTCCTGATGGAGAAAGTTATTTATTAAGAGAGCTAAAAAGGTTACAAGATTCATCACAAGAGGCTATTGAAAACGCAAATGCATTTAGCCAATTTAAAAAATATATGCATGTAGAGAGAAAGATTCAAACTGACTTAGAGCGTATTTTGGTGAAAAACAAGGAACTTAATTCCTCTAGTTTAATTCTCCTTTGTGGTAGTGTTGGAGATGGGAAATCACATTTATTAGCGTATTTAAAAGAGAATAAACCAGAATTATTAGAGGGATATCAAATTTTTAATGATGCTACAGAAAGTTTTTCTCCTAACAAAAATGCGATGGAGACTTTAGAAGAAATACTTCAAGATTTCTCTGACCAATCAATTGGACAATCAAATAAAAAAGTTATTTTAGCAATCAATATGGGAGTTCTTCACAACTTTATAACGTTAAACCATGAAGAATATACATACGAAGCTTTAAATAAATTTGTTGACGGCAGTGGTCTATTTTCTTCAAGCATCACTACTTGTTATAGTGAAGATCATTTTGATCTAATTAGTTTCGGTGACTATCACTCGTATGAACTAACAGAAAAAGGGCCACAATCAACTTTCTTTTTAACTTTATTAAATAAAATATTTAATAAAGAAGAGGGGAATCCTTTTTATTTGGCTTATCAAGAGGATACAAAAAACAATATTCGAACGATGGTTCATGAGAATTATAAATTTATCCAGGAACCTTACGTGCAAAAACAAATTGTTAATTTAATTATTCAAACGTTAGTGAAATATAAATTAGTTATATCTGCTCGTGCATTTTTAAATTTTGTAGCTGACATTATTATTCCAGATAAATTAGAAGTAATTGAAGTTCTCTCAGAATTTGAAGTGTTAGAGCAAGCGGTTCCTAATCTTATGTTTAAACGTAAAGAGCGTTCTCCTATCCTAAAGACTTTACATGAATTAGACCCAGTTCATAGAAGATCCTCACACATCGATCAAATTATTATTGATTTAAGTACTTTAAATGAATGGGATACTATATTAAATCATTGTGTAACATCTGATCAAGGTAGAGGTTGGTTAAATCCTTTTATTAGTGAAGAGAAAGTAGACGGCCCATCATTCATTGGTTTCTCAGAAGCTGTTATTCGAATTACATATTTAACGAATGAAAACTTCTCTCAAAAGATTGAGGATGAGACGTATCATAAATATGTAAACAAATTGTTTGATTTCAATTCGGGTAATAAAAAAGAAATTAAAGTCTTTTATGAAGAAATAAAAGAGGCGTTATTTAAATGGAAGGGAAGTCCGAAAAAAGGATATATTTATCTTAACAAGCCAAGTGATAAGTATAGATTAGCTCAACAACTTAATTTAAAGCCATCAATCGATCATTTGAAATTTAATCAAAATGATGTACTAGACTCGTTTAAATCATCGCTTGTGTTAGCGTATCATGATGGAGATATAAAAAATATTATTGAATTGGATATTGATTATCAACTATACAATTTATTAGTAAAAGTTTGTCAGGGATATTGTCCAAATAAAAAAGATGAAGAAGATGCAATTAAATTTACAGAGTTTGTAGAGAAAATCATGAAATTTGGAGAGAAAGAGAATGAGTTATTGATACATTTTCCTAATGATTCTCGTTTCTATAAATTAAATCGAGATGATTTTGGTGCGTTTGTGTTTGAAAGGGAGTAG
- the dptG gene encoding DNA phosphorothioation-dependent restriction protein DptG has product MDTLLKIHKLEQLLGNNKHDVGKVVDILPFVTKRTKSIRGNFNEVLGEYVRNVCGLRLVDKKSSEEEDLFSSRNPFVDQIMEEIEYTQEAEYDLDRFLNQYLFGQDNKIKPIHPYLFNYMATPKEKKDLPKYGQFIKDALVHDEVSISSIFKNKESEDILTELILNKLDIPAKDPVKQYQPLMGFLANFYQEDLLFLSQYKDYFLKSFPLLTHFYSFMYVCQLVVKFEQFDEADYTHSNPLYFALEWESISKRRKAADDLEGFRRIKDKAPNLFVHIHTMSQLSYNEFQDEEADEKQRLQFMNYRYLKDLINEKGSDVSEQFLTDSKQWINKYSELWAKRVTPKDAPEDISEVFKTLFSCLKEGMNTDACKKFGENIEDLGADVFLKNRGSIGAVFNMSHEMLLLLTAVCVKEERMPLNRLFEEFSKRGVAFDRHSKKMIIELFDSHNILDKKSDSGDAQYVKRIL; this is encoded by the coding sequence ATGGATACACTATTAAAAATACATAAATTAGAACAGTTATTGGGGAATAACAAGCATGATGTTGGTAAAGTTGTAGATATTTTACCATTTGTTACAAAAAGAACGAAATCAATACGTGGAAATTTTAATGAAGTTTTAGGTGAGTACGTCCGAAATGTTTGTGGTTTACGCCTAGTTGATAAGAAGAGTAGTGAAGAAGAGGACTTGTTTTCCTCTAGAAACCCTTTTGTGGATCAAATTATGGAAGAAATTGAGTATACGCAGGAAGCGGAATATGATTTAGACCGATTTTTAAATCAATATTTATTTGGTCAAGATAATAAAATTAAACCTATCCATCCATATTTATTTAACTATATGGCTACACCTAAAGAGAAGAAAGATTTACCGAAATATGGGCAATTTATAAAAGATGCGCTAGTTCATGATGAAGTAAGTATTAGTTCTATATTTAAGAATAAGGAAAGTGAAGATATATTAACAGAACTCATATTAAATAAATTAGATATTCCAGCTAAAGATCCGGTCAAACAATATCAACCTTTAATGGGATTTTTAGCGAATTTCTACCAGGAAGACTTGCTATTTTTGAGTCAATATAAAGATTACTTCTTGAAATCTTTCCCATTACTTACGCATTTTTATAGCTTTATGTATGTTTGTCAATTAGTTGTGAAGTTTGAACAATTTGATGAAGCGGATTATACGCATTCTAATCCTTTATATTTCGCTTTAGAATGGGAATCTATTAGTAAGAGAAGAAAAGCTGCGGATGACCTAGAAGGATTTAGAAGAATAAAAGATAAAGCACCAAATTTATTTGTGCATATACACACGATGTCTCAATTAAGTTATAACGAGTTTCAAGATGAAGAAGCGGATGAAAAGCAAAGGCTTCAGTTTATGAATTATAGATACTTAAAAGATTTAATAAATGAAAAAGGATCGGATGTTTCAGAGCAATTTTTAACAGATAGTAAACAATGGATTAATAAATATAGTGAGCTTTGGGCGAAGCGAGTAACACCTAAAGATGCACCAGAAGATATATCTGAGGTTTTTAAAACATTGTTTAGTTGTCTAAAAGAGGGAATGAATACAGATGCATGTAAAAAGTTTGGAGAGAACATTGAAGATTTAGGGGCAGATGTTTTTCTGAAAAATCGAGGCAGCATAGGGGCTGTTTTTAATATGAGTCATGAAATGCTGTTACTCTTAACAGCTGTATGTGTAAAAGAAGAGAGAATGCCGTTAAATCGTTTGTTTGAGGAATTTTCAAAAAGGGGAGTAGCTTTTGATCGTCATTCGAAAAAGATGATTATCGAGCTATTTGATTCTCATAATATTCTAGATAAAAAAAGTGATAGTGGTGATGCACAGTATGTCAAACGAATTTTATAA
- the dptH gene encoding DNA phosphorothioation-dependent restriction protein DptH, whose product MSNEFYNYICELLLGDFKNRSIKAGDRFYLQLDKVEDVENLVEAFQEQKNVKQFVYKHELGEPYKTFSVEIQNIQLVIAYTNENVKPDFLVTLRNQVGEQKGVWKDTALLSIVSEQLDSIQGGSSDLQKDGMPLHPNSIVKGLRQEIESSMLDKTAQIILIENMEMIKQEQAHQQVTFFEFEEIFSTLAKGTIEDKDYQKFAVFKDEELATFKGNKQKERLSANRELYEFVRKIHDFGLGAEELEKKFTPEGASKLKHEDWQEINFADVNRFHQDYLDLHKKASINLKELTVKEGLHFWDKPQKETAAGERKRHLVIFNPEGKEEVHLNAAFSIQGGNVKSLSNKYVKVPPKFKKNVEVSVGKINLSAVIKTESNQPTFVRLSYKHDDKSTLGVELFIVVLPIEPYVLDAFKTTYLIAPNKCLIELQHEDNELSFGQGYNKKSMEVYEENATIECSVDDELTILPQPEAYNDEEEMRVNIRLTENGTIIPFILKNELPESTPINGARIWKLKREQQRDFEWINNRLRFGNREFYLSPEYKNLFEWEYQWIENGLRCAVVESDVLVPEEVSISDELREAYSRFLTYFKIKKGIPSLCYYSDELVKRAEEYLNAFIKEIKSFEEGHEAGKRGRDLFKLGTVMGNNVIKFTPFHPVMVAFQLKLNNLLLNEEVDNSILQRLKPDGLVPYIYNERDQLYRPDNQNIALEWMDFKPVNQVSVSDANQYLAKVIEDKIQQFEGHFGYLFSEYSKAPLQINLINIENDHETFRGIVNWMLERIRSKGPEGLKAVEVTLYKEEGQDSAFDNFSRIESVEEFQTKFNINLGAKQQHEPQDILRFIREKLFYYKKEMGEEYKYAHISFYKMQAQERYALQSMEEMLSGLAIDGLYTTVPSMKSNENYKSGFGVKAYAVEEENLLTQTAYYFNELCANLHNGGNNTYRKDEAIFSRTTSADEETLEEIFKSSYWVTFVDPSFDLEFFNDYEQNLVVIHYSDQYSSSSRYDAITVTDKSQQYHFVIEEFLKEKQVESKKENVESTIKAFNTFNGEWLLRVIGSKGHYSREKLSIISAIKFSLAYFEHRDILWVPISLEEVLRVAGAVNLKKADGIFTAKNLGVKGVHSDDLLLIGLEQVENDVMMHFYPVEVKIGANKNDVLEKARKQVKHTKKLINDALTTNSFASRFYRNFFAQLYISNANKIFKSRFWEEKNYELNNKVVEKLLKDQFIISNGIELSIGEGAILSFQRDAYHRSAKLDEGITLLSLPEFDGYSGLIQPMEDMKNWIQETEGDFIKEELLSHKYTGACSEVESASSSSSEKNELEADVEVEAKPEIIDSNEVTKEKIDNTIEVLEETKDREPQKLEESRILIGKAENSNRKIYWEYGNKGLANRHLLISGKSGQGKTYFMQCLLLEKSKQGIPSIVIDYTEGFLPNQLEDEFVQAMGTKLKQKIVYSEQLPINPFQKNERDIGGITLPESNTDVAERIKSVFAAVYSTLGVQQLNAIYEGTLNGLDKYGEDMSLIRLRECLEEDGSSYAKTALSQIRPLIDRNPFSHENTINWKDVVDSNGEIFIIQLTGYPRDVQLMITEFVLWDLWNYSVRFGNKNNPMPVIMDEAQNLDHTEKSPSARILQEGRKFGWSAWYATQFLKSQLATDELARLQNASQKVYFAPPEQEISTIATSLSNDSSEKKEWENRLSTLKKGQCIVHGPVLQVNGELSQPTVTVVDIISLSERI is encoded by the coding sequence ATGTCAAACGAATTTTATAATTATATATGTGAGTTGTTATTGGGGGATTTTAAAAATCGTTCAATAAAAGCCGGTGATAGATTTTATTTACAGCTAGATAAAGTAGAGGATGTAGAGAATTTAGTAGAAGCATTCCAAGAGCAGAAAAATGTTAAGCAATTTGTATATAAACATGAATTAGGTGAACCGTATAAAACATTTTCAGTTGAAATACAAAATATTCAACTTGTTATTGCCTATACAAATGAAAATGTTAAACCAGATTTCTTAGTTACTTTACGAAATCAAGTTGGTGAACAAAAAGGTGTATGGAAAGATACGGCTTTATTGAGTATAGTTTCAGAGCAGTTGGATTCAATTCAAGGTGGAAGTAGTGATCTTCAAAAGGATGGAATGCCGTTACATCCTAATTCTATAGTAAAGGGATTAAGACAAGAAATTGAAAGCAGTATGTTGGATAAAACTGCTCAAATTATCCTTATAGAAAACATGGAGATGATTAAGCAAGAACAGGCACATCAACAAGTTACTTTTTTTGAGTTTGAAGAAATTTTTTCTACTCTTGCAAAGGGTACGATAGAAGATAAAGACTATCAAAAATTTGCAGTTTTTAAAGACGAAGAATTAGCTACTTTTAAAGGGAATAAACAAAAAGAACGTTTAAGTGCGAATAGAGAATTATATGAATTTGTTAGGAAAATTCATGACTTTGGTTTAGGCGCAGAAGAATTAGAAAAAAAGTTCACCCCTGAGGGAGCTAGTAAATTAAAACATGAAGATTGGCAAGAAATTAACTTTGCCGATGTTAATCGATTCCATCAAGATTATTTAGATCTTCATAAAAAGGCATCAATCAATTTAAAAGAGTTGACAGTTAAAGAAGGATTGCACTTTTGGGATAAACCTCAAAAGGAAACCGCAGCCGGAGAAAGAAAAAGACACTTAGTTATATTTAATCCAGAAGGTAAGGAAGAAGTACATTTAAATGCCGCATTTTCAATTCAAGGTGGAAATGTTAAAAGTTTATCGAACAAATACGTAAAAGTACCTCCGAAGTTTAAGAAAAATGTAGAAGTATCGGTAGGGAAAATAAACCTTAGTGCGGTTATAAAAACTGAGAGTAATCAACCTACATTTGTTAGGTTGTCTTATAAGCATGATGATAAATCAACTTTAGGTGTAGAACTATTTATTGTTGTACTACCAATTGAACCATATGTATTAGATGCTTTTAAAACAACATATTTGATAGCTCCTAATAAGTGCCTGATTGAACTTCAGCATGAAGATAATGAGCTTTCATTTGGACAAGGCTATAACAAAAAATCAATGGAAGTCTATGAGGAAAATGCAACTATTGAGTGTAGCGTAGATGATGAACTTACTATTCTCCCTCAACCAGAAGCGTATAATGATGAAGAAGAGATGAGAGTTAACATTCGCTTGACGGAGAATGGAACAATTATTCCATTTATATTGAAAAATGAGTTGCCGGAATCTACTCCAATCAATGGCGCGCGAATTTGGAAATTAAAGCGTGAGCAGCAAAGAGATTTTGAATGGATAAATAATCGATTGCGTTTTGGAAATAGAGAATTCTATTTAAGCCCGGAATATAAAAACTTATTCGAGTGGGAGTATCAATGGATTGAAAATGGGCTTAGATGTGCCGTAGTAGAGTCTGATGTATTGGTCCCTGAAGAGGTGTCCATTAGCGATGAACTAAGAGAAGCTTATAGTAGATTTTTAACTTACTTTAAAATTAAAAAAGGTATACCAAGCTTATGTTATTACAGTGACGAGCTAGTTAAAAGGGCAGAAGAATATTTGAATGCTTTTATAAAAGAGATAAAAAGTTTTGAAGAAGGACATGAGGCTGGCAAACGCGGGCGAGATTTATTTAAGTTAGGGACAGTTATGGGGAATAATGTAATTAAATTTACACCATTCCATCCAGTTATGGTCGCTTTCCAATTAAAATTGAATAATTTACTTTTAAATGAAGAAGTAGATAATAGTATTTTACAGCGATTAAAACCAGATGGACTAGTTCCATATATTTATAATGAACGAGATCAATTGTACAGACCAGATAATCAGAATATCGCATTAGAGTGGATGGACTTCAAACCAGTTAATCAAGTATCAGTATCAGATGCTAATCAATATTTAGCAAAAGTAATTGAGGATAAAATTCAGCAGTTTGAAGGACACTTTGGTTATTTATTTAGTGAGTACTCTAAGGCACCGTTGCAAATTAATTTAATCAATATTGAAAACGATCATGAAACTTTTAGAGGTATCGTAAATTGGATGCTTGAAAGAATTAGATCAAAAGGGCCTGAAGGTTTAAAGGCTGTTGAAGTTACGCTTTATAAAGAAGAAGGTCAGGACAGTGCATTTGATAATTTCTCAAGAATCGAATCGGTAGAGGAGTTTCAAACAAAATTTAATATTAATTTAGGCGCAAAACAGCAGCATGAACCCCAGGATATATTGCGATTTATTCGTGAAAAGCTATTTTATTATAAAAAAGAAATGGGCGAAGAATATAAGTATGCTCATATTTCTTTCTATAAAATGCAAGCGCAAGAGCGATATGCATTACAATCTATGGAGGAAATGTTATCAGGTTTAGCAATTGATGGGTTATACACTACAGTACCTTCAATGAAGAGTAATGAAAACTATAAGAGTGGTTTCGGCGTTAAAGCATATGCTGTAGAGGAAGAGAATCTTTTAACACAAACAGCGTATTATTTTAATGAATTATGCGCAAACCTTCATAATGGTGGAAATAATACGTATCGAAAAGATGAAGCGATTTTCTCTAGAACAACGAGTGCTGATGAAGAAACTCTAGAAGAAATTTTTAAATCTTCTTATTGGGTAACATTTGTAGACCCGAGTTTTGACCTGGAATTCTTTAATGATTACGAGCAAAATCTAGTTGTTATTCATTATAGTGATCAATATTCATCTTCAAGTAGATATGATGCGATTACTGTAACGGACAAATCGCAACAATATCATTTTGTTATTGAAGAATTTTTAAAGGAAAAACAAGTAGAGAGTAAAAAAGAAAATGTAGAAAGTACTATTAAAGCATTTAATACTTTTAATGGTGAATGGTTACTTCGTGTTATTGGTAGTAAGGGCCATTATTCTAGAGAGAAGTTAAGTATTATTTCTGCTATAAAATTCTCTTTAGCATATTTTGAACATCGCGACATTTTATGGGTGCCAATTTCTCTAGAAGAAGTTTTAAGAGTTGCAGGTGCTGTTAATTTAAAGAAAGCAGATGGCATATTTACAGCTAAAAACTTAGGAGTAAAAGGTGTTCATAGTGATGATTTACTGTTGATAGGTTTAGAACAAGTAGAGAATGATGTAATGATGCATTTTTATCCTGTCGAAGTAAAAATCGGAGCTAATAAAAACGATGTATTAGAAAAGGCAAGAAAACAAGTTAAACATACGAAAAAATTAATCAATGATGCATTAACAACTAATTCTTTTGCTAGCCGTTTTTATCGTAATTTCTTTGCTCAACTTTATATTTCTAATGCTAATAAAATATTTAAAAGTAGATTCTGGGAAGAGAAAAATTATGAATTGAATAATAAAGTGGTTGAAAAACTGTTGAAAGATCAATTTATAATTTCCAACGGAATTGAATTATCTATTGGTGAAGGAGCCATTTTATCTTTCCAGCGAGACGCTTATCATAGAAGTGCCAAACTGGATGAAGGGATTACCTTATTAAGCCTTCCAGAGTTTGATGGATATAGTGGTCTTATACAACCAATGGAAGATATGAAGAATTGGATTCAAGAAACAGAAGGCGATTTTATTAAGGAAGAATTACTATCTCATAAATATACAGGTGCCTGTAGCGAAGTAGAAAGTGCGTCATCATCTAGCTCAGAAAAAAATGAATTAGAGGCTGATGTAGAGGTAGAAGCAAAGCCTGAAATTATCGATTCTAATGAGGTTACTAAAGAGAAAATCGATAATACAATAGAAGTTCTTGAAGAAACAAAAGACAGAGAGCCACAAAAATTAGAAGAATCCCGAATTCTAATTGGGAAGGCAGAAAACTCGAATAGAAAGATTTATTGGGAGTATGGTAATAAAGGATTGGCGAATAGACATTTGTTGATCTCAGGTAAATCCGGACAAGGTAAGACATATTTCATGCAATGCTTATTATTAGAAAAATCGAAGCAAGGTATCCCAAGTATTGTTATTGACTATACAGAAGGGTTTTTACCAAATCAATTAGAAGATGAATTTGTACAAGCAATGGGTACAAAGTTAAAACAAAAGATTGTATATAGTGAGCAACTTCCGATTAATCCGTTTCAAAAGAATGAAAGGGATATTGGAGGCATTACGCTTCCGGAATCTAATACCGATGTTGCTGAAAGAATTAAGAGTGTATTTGCTGCTGTATATAGCACATTAGGTGTGCAACAATTAAATGCGATTTATGAAGGTACTCTTAATGGATTGGATAAGTATGGAGAAGATATGAGCCTAATAAGGCTTAGAGAATGTTTAGAAGAAGATGGTTCTAGCTATGCTAAGACGGCTTTATCTCAAATAAGACCGCTTATCGATCGTAATCCATTTAGCCATGAAAATACAATAAATTGGAAAGATGTTGTAGATAGTAATGGTGAGATTTTTATTATTCAGTTGACTGGATATCCTCGAGACGTTCAATTAATGATTACAGAATTTGTTTTATGGGATCTTTGGAATTATTCCGTAAGGTTTGGAAATAAAAATAATCCAATGCCTGTCATAATGGATGAAGCACAAAATCTTGATCATACGGAAAAATCACCTTCTGCACGAATTTTACAAGAAGGGCGTAAATTTGGATGGTCTGCATGGTATGCAACTCAATTTTTAAAATCTCAATTGGCTACTGATGAATTAGCAAGGCTACAAAATGCTTCACAGAAGGTTTATTTTGCGCCGCCAGAACAAGAGATTTCTACAATTGCTACTAGTCTATCTAATGATTCTTCAGAGAAAAAAGAATGGGAGAATAGACTTTCAACATTGAAAAAAGGTCAGTGTATTGTACATGGACCTGTGTTACAAGTAAATGGTGAATTGTCTCAACCAACTGTAACGGTGGTTGATATTATATCTTTATCTGAGAGAATATAA
- the dndD gene encoding DNA sulfur modification protein DndD yields the protein MLFKKLIFDNYKTYYGHQEVDFYIPKEVREEGEKNIILLGGLNGAGKTTILKAILYVLFGKRGFSPAEHKRVFSNVINNTFFDEGGRDCSVTLAIETDKNEEWTLKVKWGFDHNKRLISENRDLTVKKPGAMIGKTVRIDNIDTFNRFMDKMIPYHAAPFFIFDGEEIKDIILRQNSEEMKEAIHKITGMETYKLLLSDLSSIKTGIEKNLAKAVDQNKLKSLDANLKEYEEQIQHLEKRKELISSERKKFDDLINEVKNERNEKITTNSKSREVIVKKQSGLATELRLAKEQFENYFNNNAINIILKEKTKLLQNRLKLEYDIRQKKMIQDASLMPYEKFMDELLNQPFTPPLSNEQLNQLKEIGREIWVKENNIEKDISEDHVDIHDISNKDYNYLVNLPARNNSYVIDLINKIEKLNLELDALEIEIRNAPETIDISAENERIDLLTKKLGELNLKYKSIIAKLNKIKEQRTTVVNQLTRLSDQGADYDALNKRLIYVKKLIHTMNAYVHEMTKLKASFIREEFSSMLSRLFRKQDEFGKIEFDISTYTVRLYNDRNQEISIQDRSAGEMQMISSSLIWALTKASDLALPMVIDTPLGRLDSYHRNHLINHYYKELSEQVIILSTDTEITQDYINFMQEHSYKQYMLDYDQSKKYTVIRDGYFDFIKV from the coding sequence ATGTTATTTAAAAAACTTATTTTTGATAATTATAAAACGTATTATGGACATCAAGAAGTTGACTTCTATATCCCAAAAGAGGTACGTGAAGAAGGCGAAAAAAATATTATTTTATTAGGCGGCCTAAACGGGGCTGGAAAGACTACAATTTTAAAAGCAATTTTATATGTTTTATTTGGAAAAAGAGGATTCTCACCAGCCGAGCATAAACGTGTATTTTCTAATGTTATTAACAATACCTTCTTTGACGAAGGTGGGAGAGATTGTTCTGTAACTCTTGCTATTGAAACGGATAAAAATGAAGAATGGACTCTTAAAGTTAAATGGGGCTTTGATCACAACAAAAGGTTAATTAGTGAAAACCGTGATTTAACTGTGAAAAAGCCTGGTGCAATGATTGGTAAAACTGTACGTATTGATAATATAGATACTTTTAATCGCTTTATGGATAAAATGATTCCATATCATGCCGCACCATTTTTCATTTTTGATGGTGAAGAAATTAAAGACATCATTTTACGACAAAATAGTGAGGAAATGAAAGAAGCTATTCACAAAATTACTGGGATGGAAACCTATAAATTATTACTATCTGACCTCTCTTCTATTAAGACTGGCATTGAGAAGAATTTAGCCAAAGCGGTTGATCAAAACAAACTAAAAAGTTTAGATGCCAATTTAAAAGAATACGAAGAGCAAATTCAACATCTAGAAAAACGAAAAGAACTTATTTCTTCTGAACGAAAGAAATTTGACGATCTAATCAATGAAGTAAAAAATGAACGTAATGAAAAAATTACAACTAACTCCAAATCAAGAGAGGTTATTGTAAAAAAACAATCAGGTCTAGCAACTGAGTTACGTCTAGCTAAAGAGCAATTTGAAAACTATTTCAACAATAATGCTATAAACATCATTCTAAAAGAGAAAACTAAATTACTACAGAACAGATTAAAATTAGAGTATGATATTCGTCAAAAGAAAATGATACAAGACGCTTCTTTAATGCCTTATGAAAAATTTATGGATGAATTATTAAACCAACCATTCACTCCTCCCCTTTCAAATGAGCAATTAAATCAACTTAAGGAAATCGGGAGAGAAATTTGGGTTAAAGAAAATAATATCGAAAAAGATATATCCGAAGATCACGTAGATATTCACGACATTTCAAATAAAGACTATAACTACCTTGTAAATCTCCCTGCTAGAAATAATAGTTATGTTATAGATTTAATAAATAAAATTGAGAAGCTGAATCTTGAATTAGATGCATTAGAAATTGAAATTAGAAATGCACCTGAAACGATTGATATTAGCGCAGAAAATGAACGTATTGATTTACTAACTAAAAAATTAGGAGAACTTAACTTAAAATATAAATCAATTATTGCAAAGTTAAATAAAATTAAAGAACAAAGAACAACCGTTGTAAACCAGCTAACCCGTCTTTCTGATCAAGGTGCAGATTATGATGCTCTAAACAAACGATTAATTTATGTCAAAAAGTTGATTCATACTATGAATGCATATGTACATGAAATGACAAAGTTAAAAGCAAGCTTTATTCGCGAAGAATTCTCTTCAATGTTAAGTCGATTATTCCGTAAACAAGATGAATTTGGAAAAATTGAATTCGATATTTCAACGTATACTGTGAGATTGTACAACGATCGTAATCAAGAAATTAGTATTCAAGACCGATCTGCTGGTGAAATGCAAATGATTTCCTCGTCACTAATTTGGGCCCTAACAAAAGCCTCTGATTTAGCTCTTCCTATGGTAATCGATACACCACTAGGACGCTTAGACAGTTATCATCGAAATCATTTAATTAACCATTACTATAAAGAGCTTAGTGAACAAGTAATTATCTTATCTACAGATACAGAAATTACCCAAGACTATATTAATTTCATGCAAGAGCATTCATATAAGCAATACATGCTTGATTATGACCAATCAAAGAAATATACAGTTATCCGCGATGGATATTTTGATTTTATAAAGGTGTGA